From the genome of bacterium, one region includes:
- the rimI gene encoding ribosomal protein S18-alanine N-acetyltransferase, protein MSAIDLTTAELTADHLHDVLRIEQDSFADPWSLNAFRNFIVLYRTSWVALADGRVAGYIVTQWVLDEIHILNVAVDKSARRAGVGSYLLDFLFERAVQRKMKDVFLEVRESNEAARALYSRYGFAELGIRKSYYQDGENALVMHRRVRRSERPDEAEGESDGT, encoded by the coding sequence TTGAGCGCAATTGACCTCACCACGGCGGAATTGACCGCCGACCATCTGCACGACGTGCTGCGCATCGAGCAAGATTCCTTCGCCGACCCATGGTCGTTGAACGCATTCCGTAATTTTATCGTGCTATATCGTACCAGTTGGGTTGCGCTGGCGGACGGGCGCGTGGCGGGATACATTGTGACGCAATGGGTGCTGGATGAGATTCACATCCTCAATGTCGCCGTGGACAAATCCGCGCGGCGTGCGGGGGTCGGATCCTACTTGCTTGATTTTTTGTTTGAGCGCGCCGTGCAGCGCAAGATGAAGGATGTTTTTTTAGAAGTCCGCGAGTCAAACGAGGCGGCCCGCGCGCTGTATTCCCGTTATGGATTCGCGGAACTGGGAATTCGCAAGAGTTACTATCAGGACGGCGAGAACGCGTTGGTCATGCACCGGCGCGTACGCCGCAGTGAGCGCCCTGACGAGGCGGAAGGAGAGAGCGATGGCACTTGA
- the folP gene encoding dihydropteroate synthase produces the protein MASLKLRTFRHRRGVLVFGLRTRLMGIVNITPDSFSDGGQFATRDRAVEHAMRLIAESADIIDLGAESTRPGSQGVEDGEQLERLLPVLRELRGRTEIPISIDTRSAVVARECLKAGADIINDVAGLRSDAAIADYCVEYGAGLVVMHMRGDPATMQRNTEYADLISDVRSDLLLSVEIAMLAGLQPDHVMVDPGLGFGKSFDQNYSLIRRAADFRGDCAGVLLGPSRKAFTGEFSGLPAAQRQFSTAAVVAIAALYGGDVLRVHDVAEMRQVTDMCDRYRELDIERN, from the coding sequence ATGGCAAGTCTTAAATTGAGGACCTTTCGCCATCGGCGCGGCGTGCTTGTCTTTGGATTACGCACCAGGCTGATGGGGATCGTCAACATAACACCGGACTCATTTTCGGACGGCGGGCAGTTTGCTACTCGGGATCGAGCAGTTGAGCACGCTATGAGACTCATTGCAGAGTCCGCCGATATTATTGATTTGGGCGCGGAGTCCACACGGCCGGGGAGTCAGGGCGTGGAAGATGGCGAACAGCTTGAGCGCTTGCTGCCGGTGCTGCGGGAACTCCGCGGCCGCACAGAAATTCCCATTTCGATTGACACACGATCTGCGGTGGTGGCGCGCGAATGCCTCAAAGCTGGCGCCGACATCATCAATGACGTTGCCGGATTGCGGTCGGACGCAGCAATCGCGGACTACTGTGTGGAATACGGAGCGGGTCTCGTGGTCATGCACATGCGCGGTGATCCGGCGACGATGCAGCGCAACACGGAATACGCGGACCTGATTAGTGACGTGAGATCTGATTTACTCTTGTCGGTCGAGATCGCCATGCTTGCGGGACTGCAGCCCGATCATGTCATGGTAGATCCCGGACTGGGATTTGGAAAGTCATTTGATCAGAACTACAGTTTGATACGCCGCGCCGCCGATTTTCGCGGCGATTGCGCGGGAGTGTTGCTTGGACCTTCACGCAAGGCGTTCACGGGTGAGTTTTCGGGTCTTCCGGCGGCGCAGCGCCAGTTTTCGACGGCGGCAGTCGTGGCCATCGCGGCATTGTACGGCGGCGATGTGCTTCGAGTGCATGATGTTGCTGAGATGCGGCAAGTTACGGATATGTGCGACCGGTACCGCGAGTTAGATATTGAGCGCAATTGA
- the folE gene encoding GTP cyclohydrolase I FolE: MVDKPRIEAAVREILQAVGENPARGGLLGTPERVAEMYEEIFSGIGADPADKLSLYPADNATEMIIHRDIPFYSMCEHHLLPFWGFVSIAYIPSESQVTGFSALARVVRVLAQRPQLQESMTTAIADTLMDKLKPMGAFVVIRAQHLCLMMRGERVHGSWTVTSAVRGALSKQATRMEALLLMDGKS; the protein is encoded by the coding sequence GTGGTGGACAAACCCAGAATTGAGGCCGCAGTCCGCGAGATTCTGCAGGCGGTCGGCGAGAATCCGGCGCGCGGCGGGTTGCTTGGTACTCCGGAGCGCGTGGCTGAAATGTACGAGGAGATTTTTTCCGGAATCGGCGCGGATCCGGCGGACAAGCTTTCGCTTTATCCTGCCGACAACGCGACTGAAATGATCATTCACCGGGACATTCCGTTTTACTCCATGTGTGAACATCATTTGCTGCCGTTCTGGGGATTTGTTTCCATTGCATATATTCCAAGTGAATCTCAGGTGACAGGCTTCTCGGCGTTGGCGCGCGTGGTACGTGTCTTGGCGCAGCGGCCCCAGCTACAGGAAAGCATGACGACGGCCATCGCTGACACGCTTATGGATAAGCTGAAGCCAATGGGGGCCTTTGTCGTGATCCGGGCGCAGCATTTGTGTTTGATGATGCGTGGAGAGCGTGTGCACGGAAGCTGGACGGTGACGTCGGCGGTACGCGGCGCGCTCTCGAAACAGGCGACCCGGATGGAAGCTTTGCTGCTGATGGATGGCAAGTCTTAA
- the ftsH gene encoding ATP-dependent zinc metalloprotease FtsH, translating into MSRLLYVFLLILLVSIVVAQLVSQRSGESQLTYYAFEQAVGEGRVQSGLIRDQVFHGKMKDGTKFTVTLPPTLDSELLNRWKDAGVQLEFKSRRPDIGQYLLGLLPWLLVLGFGILMIRRMSNMGPKGLFQFGKSKARVYSESGQKITFDNVAGADEAKEELREIIDFLREPKKFVRVGGRIPRGVLLLGPPGTGKTLLAKAVAGEAGVPFFSISGAEFVEMFVGVGASRVRDLFETGKKNAPCIIFIDEIDAVGRHRGAGLGGGHDEREQTLNQLLIEMDGFEENDGVILVAATNRPDILDPALLRPGRFDRQIVVDRPDVKGRLAILQVHARNKPLGDDLNLEVIAKSTPGMSGAELANLMNEAALLAARRDGDRVMMQDVEAAKDKVMMGIERRSVVIPERERRVTAYHEAGHVLVALFTPEVDPVHKVTIIPRGQALGLTHFVPLDDKRSYSRRYLEGQLATLLAGRVAEQEVFSEVTSGAANDLQRATEIAKTMVTRWGMSDKLGPITYGQKHEEVFLGRDYTAQRDFSDETAHSIDQAVRELVEGAEQRARHILTSERSRLDRLSNALVERESLSGDEIHALLDIPHKNGTGQQG; encoded by the coding sequence GTGTCGCGGCTACTCTACGTCTTTCTGCTCATCCTGCTGGTTTCGATCGTTGTGGCGCAGCTGGTCTCGCAGCGCTCAGGCGAATCTCAGCTAACCTATTACGCGTTTGAGCAGGCCGTCGGCGAAGGCCGCGTGCAGTCCGGTCTGATCCGTGACCAGGTCTTTCACGGGAAGATGAAGGACGGGACAAAGTTCACGGTGACGCTGCCGCCGACGCTCGACAGCGAGCTATTGAATCGTTGGAAGGACGCGGGCGTCCAACTTGAATTCAAGTCGCGTCGTCCCGATATCGGTCAGTATCTGTTGGGATTACTGCCGTGGCTGCTGGTATTGGGGTTCGGGATTCTTATGATCCGGCGGATGTCGAACATGGGTCCCAAGGGATTGTTCCAATTCGGCAAGAGCAAAGCTCGTGTCTATTCGGAATCCGGACAGAAGATCACATTTGACAATGTAGCGGGCGCAGACGAAGCGAAAGAAGAGCTGCGGGAAATCATTGATTTCCTGCGCGAACCAAAGAAATTCGTGCGTGTCGGCGGTCGTATTCCGCGCGGTGTGCTCTTGCTTGGACCTCCCGGGACGGGCAAGACGCTTCTGGCCAAGGCGGTTGCGGGCGAGGCGGGCGTTCCCTTTTTCTCGATCAGCGGCGCGGAGTTCGTGGAGATGTTCGTCGGCGTCGGTGCGTCGCGCGTACGTGATTTGTTTGAGACAGGGAAGAAAAACGCGCCGTGCATCATCTTTATTGACGAAATTGACGCCGTCGGTCGGCACCGCGGCGCAGGATTGGGCGGCGGGCACGACGAGCGCGAGCAGACGCTCAATCAACTGCTGATTGAGATGGATGGCTTCGAGGAAAACGACGGTGTGATCCTGGTGGCGGCGACCAATCGTCCCGACATTCTGGATCCGGCACTGCTTCGCCCGGGACGCTTTGATCGTCAGATCGTCGTTGATCGCCCTGACGTTAAGGGCCGGCTGGCGATTCTGCAAGTTCATGCTCGCAACAAGCCGTTGGGCGATGATTTGAATCTCGAGGTAATCGCCAAGAGCACGCCGGGGATGTCCGGAGCGGAGCTGGCCAATCTCATGAATGAAGCGGCGCTGTTGGCCGCTCGCCGGGACGGCGACCGCGTCATGATGCAGGATGTTGAGGCGGCCAAAGACAAAGTGATGATGGGCATTGAACGTCGTTCCGTTGTGATACCTGAACGCGAGCGGCGCGTGACAGCCTATCACGAAGCCGGCCACGTGCTGGTGGCGCTGTTCACACCGGAAGTTGACCCGGTACACAAGGTCACGATTATTCCGCGCGGTCAGGCGCTGGGCCTCACGCACTTTGTGCCGCTTGACGACAAGCGGAGCTATTCGCGGCGCTACCTTGAAGGGCAATTGGCAACGCTGCTGGCGGGACGCGTCGCCGAGCAAGAAGTTTTTTCCGAGGTGACGAGCGGTGCGGCAAACGATCTGCAGCGGGCGACGGAGATTGCCAAGACAATGGTCACGCGCTGGGGAATGAGCGACAAGCTCGGCCCGATCACGTATGGTCAGAAGCACGAGGAAGTTTTTCTGGGCCGTGACTACACGGCGCAGCGGGACTTCAGCGATGAGACGGCGCATTCGATTGATCAGGCAGTGCGTGAATTGGTGGAAGGCGCCGAGCAGCGAGCGCGGCACATACTGACGAGCGAGCGCAGCCGGTTGGATCGTCTATCTAATGCCTTGGTTGAACGTGAGTCGTTGAGCGGCGATGAGATTCATGCGTTGCTCGACATCCCGCACAAGAACGGAACGGGGCAACAGGGCTGA
- the hpt gene encoding hypoxanthine phosphoribosyltransferase — MRAVKETAARIEREYAGREPVFVGVLTGCFMFLSDIVRNVNLTCTVDFIKLSSYRGGMESGRIQLIKDIDCDIRGRDVILLDDIVDTGNSWDFLRDYLMVRHPASLRMAACFRKPKSVRSGVEVDFISLDLPDEFVIGYGLDYAGEGRNLTDLYILDDESTL; from the coding sequence ATGCGCGCGGTCAAGGAAACGGCCGCTCGAATCGAGCGGGAATACGCGGGGCGTGAACCGGTGTTCGTGGGTGTGTTGACTGGTTGCTTCATGTTTCTTTCGGATATTGTCCGCAACGTGAATCTTACGTGCACGGTGGATTTTATCAAACTCTCGTCGTACCGGGGTGGGATGGAGTCGGGCCGGATTCAGCTCATCAAAGACATCGATTGCGATATTCGCGGGCGCGACGTTATTCTACTCGATGATATTGTCGACACGGGCAACTCATGGGATTTTTTGCGGGATTACTTGATGGTTCGGCATCCGGCGAGTTTACGGATGGCGGCTTGCTTTCGGAAACCCAAGTCTGTTCGTTCAGGTGTGGAAGTAGATTTCATCTCACTGGATTTGCCGGATGAGTTTGTGATTGGCTACGGATTGGACTATGCCGGCGAGGGTCGCAACCTGACGGATTTATACATTTTGGACGATGAGTCAACATTGTGA
- the tilS gene encoding tRNA lysidine(34) synthetase TilS gives MHSSVTQSLAAVGADERLLLAVSGGGDSLAMLNWFAGQVQWRGRLVVVHVNHGLRTDAAEVEYKVQRAAQALDILFVSRPVDVAGELARRAESLEACARRLRYSVLDELRMQTGCAFVVTAHSQDDDAETVAMRLRNNSSWYECTGIPALRGTILRPFLAVRRAELRKFLRADEWTDTDPMNRDFRFPRVQARARLASGEGVAGLLAISLTQHGQNVRDVVQLTERLVKCSISNDLSFCIERSGCLEILPKNLYLEDLEFICGELRWKRLAERPADRWSAKLRRQVMQFLAGGDRESRLTLPSHITLRRAGEHVWLERMKAIADDPGQGVVEIVTPSAFGEYIGGVLAVAKHESDKMYVRPWRPGERFRPRKRRLRKIADWLADARIHPAVRGEWPVVCIENRIVAVPGLGVSECAQPRTGAGTTHLKWRSRSTQHEQLA, from the coding sequence GTGCATAGCAGCGTGACGCAGAGTCTGGCGGCGGTCGGGGCGGACGAGCGTCTGTTGCTGGCGGTTTCAGGCGGCGGCGACTCACTGGCGATGCTGAACTGGTTCGCGGGACAGGTTCAGTGGCGCGGCCGCTTGGTTGTGGTGCATGTCAATCACGGTTTACGAACTGACGCCGCCGAAGTTGAATACAAAGTCCAGCGTGCGGCTCAAGCGCTGGACATTTTGTTTGTATCCAGACCAGTGGACGTGGCAGGTGAGCTTGCGCGGCGGGCCGAGAGCCTTGAGGCGTGTGCGCGGCGTCTGCGTTACAGCGTGCTGGACGAGCTGCGGATGCAAACCGGCTGTGCATTTGTCGTGACTGCCCATAGTCAGGATGACGATGCCGAGACGGTCGCGATGCGTTTGCGGAACAACTCGTCGTGGTACGAGTGTACAGGTATTCCGGCGTTGCGCGGAACGATCCTGCGCCCCTTCTTAGCCGTCCGACGAGCGGAATTGCGGAAGTTCCTGCGAGCGGACGAGTGGACCGATACGGACCCAATGAACCGTGATTTCAGGTTCCCCCGGGTTCAGGCCCGAGCGCGGCTCGCCTCGGGTGAGGGAGTGGCCGGTCTCCTGGCAATCTCGCTGACCCAGCACGGGCAAAATGTGCGAGACGTTGTTCAGCTTACTGAGCGTCTGGTTAAGTGTAGCATCAGTAATGACTTGAGCTTCTGTATTGAGCGGTCAGGATGCCTTGAGATTCTTCCGAAAAACTTGTATCTTGAAGATTTAGAGTTTATCTGTGGGGAATTGCGTTGGAAACGGCTGGCTGAACGGCCTGCTGATCGGTGGTCGGCCAAGCTGCGGCGACAGGTAATGCAGTTTCTCGCCGGGGGGGACCGGGAGAGTAGATTGACTCTGCCGAGTCACATCACGTTGCGGCGGGCCGGTGAGCATGTTTGGCTTGAACGCATGAAAGCAATCGCCGATGACCCGGGCCAAGGCGTGGTGGAGATTGTCACGCCATCGGCATTTGGAGAGTATATCGGCGGGGTTTTAGCCGTCGCGAAGCACGAGTCCGACAAGATGTATGTGCGACCGTGGCGTCCCGGTGAGCGCTTTCGTCCGCGTAAACGGCGGTTGCGGAAGATCGCAGACTGGTTGGCGGATGCTCGCATTCATCCGGCGGTACGGGGGGAGTGGCCGGTCGTATGTATTGAGAATAGAATCGTGGCGGTGCCGGGCTTAGGCGTCAGCGAATGCGCGCAGCCACGCACGGGAGCCGGAACAACGCACCTCAAGTGGAGATCGAGAAGCACGCAGCATGAGCAACTCGCATGA
- a CDS encoding class I SAM-dependent methyltransferase, whose protein sequence is MSSTTPLAKRLAYICVQCGGALGANRECSACGKGYPEHSATGTPVFVSDRSPLDVPEILGYHVREAALDLQVANSHWATGALRQLLDKTDGKTVLSFGSGDGGDRSWLEHAGYDLVCFDIYPGPYTDVVCDGHELPFADGQFDIVVSTAVFEHLYNPFQAAREIFRVLKPGGALIGSAAFLEAYHANSYFHMSHLGLTEVFTRAGFEGLEIHPGWSYVESLNGRFWVWNNVKFISKLTRPWRRLRYKFGMLLWKLAYGYKGRTVPDRVRLGFSGSLIFRAVKPSA, encoded by the coding sequence ATGAGCAGTACGACTCCTCTGGCCAAGCGGTTAGCGTATATTTGCGTACAGTGCGGTGGTGCTCTGGGGGCCAACCGTGAGTGCAGCGCGTGTGGGAAAGGCTACCCGGAGCATTCGGCGACGGGGACGCCGGTATTCGTGAGCGATCGCTCTCCGCTGGACGTGCCGGAGATTCTCGGTTATCATGTGCGCGAGGCGGCGCTTGACTTGCAAGTGGCCAATAGCCACTGGGCGACCGGAGCGTTGCGGCAACTGCTTGACAAGACCGACGGCAAAACGGTCTTGAGTTTTGGCAGCGGCGACGGTGGTGACCGGAGTTGGCTCGAGCACGCGGGGTATGACCTCGTGTGTTTTGATATCTATCCTGGCCCCTATACGGATGTTGTGTGTGACGGTCACGAGCTTCCGTTTGCGGATGGACAGTTTGACATCGTTGTGTCCACGGCGGTGTTTGAGCATCTTTACAATCCGTTTCAGGCGGCGCGCGAGATTTTTCGTGTGCTGAAGCCGGGTGGAGCGTTGATCGGCTCGGCGGCGTTTCTGGAAGCGTATCATGCGAATTCCTATTTTCACATGAGCCATCTGGGTCTAACCGAGGTTTTTACACGGGCGGGTTTTGAGGGGCTTGAGATTCATCCGGGCTGGTCGTACGTCGAGTCGCTCAATGGCCGCTTCTGGGTTTGGAACAACGTGAAGTTCATTAGTAAGCTCACTCGGCCTTGGCGCAGGTTGCGGTACAAATTCGGGATGCTGCTGTGGAAGCTGGCCTACGGCTACAAGGGACGAACGGTGCCGGACCGCGTGCGCTTGGGATTTTCCGGGTCGCTCATCTTTCGCGCGGTGAAGCCGAGTGCATAG
- a CDS encoding GDP-mannose 4,6-dehydratase, with amino-acid sequence MNHYLVTGGAGFIGSHVCETLLKAGHSVCAYDSFDPYYPRELKERNLADCRVHPNFMLVEGDIRDRELLATTLRAQPIAAVIHLAARAGVRPSLEQPELYAQVNIDATVGLFELCRAVGVKQVVFASSSSVYGDRDGGPFRESDNTDRPLSPYGSTKKAGEVIAHVYSHLYGFSIACLRFFTVYGPRQRPDLAIRKFVHRALNDETIPVFGDGTSRRDYTHVNDIVNGITGALNWVNGAAGRYGIFNLGSHSPVELNRLLAGIEAGVGHPLKIDRQPHQPGDVFQTFADTSLAEIDLGFRHEVNFDDGLRDFIAWMRANDLS; translated from the coding sequence ATGAACCACTATCTCGTCACCGGCGGCGCCGGATTCATCGGCTCGCATGTCTGTGAAACCCTGCTGAAAGCCGGGCACAGCGTCTGCGCGTACGACAGTTTTGATCCATACTATCCGCGTGAGCTCAAGGAACGCAATCTCGCCGATTGTCGCGTGCATCCCAATTTCATGCTCGTGGAAGGCGACATCCGCGACCGCGAGCTGCTCGCGACCACGCTGCGTGCGCAGCCGATCGCCGCTGTGATTCACCTTGCGGCCCGGGCGGGCGTGCGCCCCTCACTCGAACAGCCTGAACTCTATGCGCAAGTCAATATTGATGCGACCGTCGGACTCTTTGAACTGTGCCGCGCCGTTGGCGTCAAGCAAGTCGTCTTCGCGTCGAGTTCATCTGTGTACGGAGATCGCGACGGCGGCCCATTCCGCGAATCCGACAACACTGATCGCCCACTCAGTCCGTATGGCTCTACAAAAAAGGCCGGCGAAGTCATCGCCCATGTCTATTCGCACCTGTACGGCTTCTCGATTGCCTGTCTGCGCTTCTTCACCGTGTATGGTCCACGCCAACGGCCCGATCTCGCCATCCGCAAATTCGTCCATCGTGCCCTGAATGACGAGACGATTCCAGTCTTCGGGGACGGCACGTCGCGCCGCGATTACACTCATGTCAACGACATCGTGAACGGTATCACCGGCGCACTAAACTGGGTCAATGGAGCGGCAGGCCGATATGGCATTTTCAACTTGGGATCGCACTCGCCCGTCGAACTCAATCGCCTCTTAGCAGGTATCGAAGCAGGCGTCGGTCATCCGCTCAAGATTGACCGCCAACCGCACCAGCCCGGTGATGTCTTCCAGACCTTTGCTGATACGTCCTTGGCAGAGATCGATTTGGGATTCCGGCATGAGGTCAACTTTGACGACGGCCTCCGCGACTTCATCGCCTGGATGCGCGCCAATGACCTTAGTTAG
- a CDS encoding amidohydrolase has product MMNVRTIVGKCWLGGEQTEPARIRIESGRIEAVERGVFDDSGVDVLRLAGDQVLLPGFHDAHVHLIVGGLQMAQIDFTGAHTVSAVQERIADYVARTKPERGQWVLGFGLEQTEVTVTRVDIDRVLPDRPFFAWTHDLHSAVANSAALIAARVDGSSANPAGGSFDRGADGKLSGMLRESAAYHVREAIPSADEAECRQAFLRAQDHALSLGITTVSDSVRPDLLDAYLNVADSADQIVRMNIWRVTSSFDIDADRFQPRESAQFRSRCFKGFTDGALGSRTASFWEPYSDDPHNAGTLLVREGPLARFIRAAHKESYQIAMHAIGDRANSVVLDAIEMATCNGVGPELRPRIGHCQNLRERDIDRFAKLGVIASMQPIHCTADMGFVRARIGEERETRAYAWKSLLRNGAMLAFGSDWPIEDMSPIAGIHAAVTRTRADGTPQGGWHAEQCIEVRDAVRAYTTGAAYAAGWEDRIGKIDAGYFADLCVLSGDPFTTPPEKQCALTVERTLVNGKTVYERAAN; this is encoded by the coding sequence TTGATGAATGTTCGAACGATTGTGGGGAAGTGCTGGCTTGGCGGCGAACAGACGGAACCGGCACGGATCCGGATTGAAAGCGGCCGCATCGAGGCGGTTGAGCGCGGTGTGTTTGATGATAGCGGCGTGGATGTGCTGCGGCTGGCGGGTGACCAGGTACTGCTCCCGGGATTTCACGATGCGCATGTGCATTTGATTGTCGGCGGCTTGCAGATGGCGCAGATTGATTTCACGGGCGCTCATACGGTAAGCGCGGTACAGGAACGAATCGCGGACTACGTGGCGCGGACCAAACCCGAGCGTGGGCAGTGGGTGCTGGGCTTTGGCCTTGAGCAGACGGAGGTGACGGTGACGCGCGTGGACATAGATCGCGTGCTGCCTGATCGTCCGTTTTTTGCGTGGACGCATGATCTGCATTCCGCTGTCGCGAATTCGGCCGCGTTGATTGCGGCGCGCGTGGATGGATCGTCGGCGAATCCGGCAGGGGGTAGTTTCGATCGGGGAGCGGATGGCAAACTGAGCGGGATGCTGCGTGAATCAGCGGCCTACCATGTTCGGGAGGCGATTCCATCGGCCGACGAGGCGGAATGCCGCCAAGCGTTTTTGCGGGCACAGGACCACGCGCTCTCCCTTGGCATCACGACGGTAAGCGATAGCGTGCGACCTGACTTGCTGGATGCGTATCTGAACGTTGCGGATTCGGCGGACCAGATTGTGCGCATGAATATTTGGCGCGTGACATCGTCATTTGATATTGATGCGGACCGTTTTCAGCCGCGCGAATCGGCGCAGTTTCGATCGCGCTGTTTCAAGGGGTTTACAGACGGCGCACTGGGATCGCGCACGGCCTCGTTCTGGGAGCCCTACAGCGACGACCCGCACAACGCGGGGACGCTGCTGGTCCGCGAGGGCCCGTTGGCGCGATTTATTCGTGCGGCGCACAAAGAGAGTTATCAGATTGCCATGCATGCGATCGGCGACCGAGCCAATAGCGTGGTATTGGACGCGATCGAAATGGCGACATGCAATGGTGTTGGTCCGGAATTGCGGCCGCGAATAGGGCATTGTCAGAACTTGCGCGAACGCGATATCGACCGCTTCGCGAAGTTAGGTGTGATCGCCTCAATGCAGCCGATTCACTGCACGGCAGATATGGGATTCGTCCGGGCACGGATCGGCGAAGAGCGCGAGACGCGGGCATACGCCTGGAAGAGCCTGTTGCGAAATGGGGCGATGCTGGCGTTCGGGAGTGACTGGCCGATTGAAGATATGAGTCCGATTGCGGGAATTCATGCGGCCGTGACGCGGACGCGGGCGGATGGTACGCCGCAGGGCGGCTGGCATGCGGAACAGTGTATCGAGGTGCGTGATGCTGTGCGCGCCTATACGACGGGCGCGGCCTACGCGGCGGGGTGGGAAGATAGAATTGGCAAGATTGACGCTGGATACTTCGCGGACCTCTGCGTCTTGTCGGGTGATCCGTTTACAACCCCTCCGGAAAAGCAATGTGCGCTCACGGTGGAGCGCACATTGGTCAACGGTAAGACGGTGTATGAACGGGCTGCTAACTAA
- a CDS encoding YmdB family metallophosphoesterase: protein MPSKPSGASRLLFVGDVYGEPGQQAVVALLPGLLRESGADICVVNAENAEGGKGLSPGAVRRLFDAGADVLSGGNHTLYRDKAHGLITENPRILRPLNFPAEAPGRGTTIVEVSVRLRWAVLNLMGRAFLPPSDDAFRMGKRAIEELREETPLVFVDFHAEATAEKLAFARYVDGLATAVIGTHTHVQTADEEVLPGGTAYLTDAGMTGPHGGVIGMDTASALHRFLNPMGGGKSGVATGSVRLHAVLIDADPTTGKALAIQRVRRDID, encoded by the coding sequence TTGCCAAGTAAGCCGTCCGGCGCAAGCCGGTTATTATTCGTCGGAGATGTCTATGGAGAGCCCGGACAGCAGGCGGTCGTCGCGTTGTTGCCCGGGCTTCTTCGTGAGTCCGGCGCCGACATTTGCGTCGTGAACGCGGAGAATGCCGAGGGCGGCAAGGGACTGTCGCCGGGCGCGGTGCGCAGACTTTTCGACGCGGGAGCGGACGTGTTGTCCGGGGGCAACCATACCCTCTACCGCGACAAAGCACATGGACTGATTACCGAGAATCCGCGGATTCTGAGGCCGCTGAATTTTCCGGCTGAAGCTCCGGGGCGCGGGACCACGATTGTAGAAGTTTCGGTGCGCTTGCGCTGGGCGGTTCTGAATCTGATGGGCCGGGCGTTTCTGCCGCCATCGGATGATGCATTTAGAATGGGGAAGCGAGCGATTGAGGAATTGCGCGAAGAGACGCCCTTGGTCTTTGTCGATTTTCACGCTGAAGCCACGGCCGAAAAGCTCGCATTCGCGCGCTACGTGGACGGGCTGGCGACCGCGGTGATCGGGACGCATACGCACGTGCAAACGGCGGACGAGGAGGTTCTCCCCGGAGGGACGGCGTACTTGACTGACGCAGGGATGACTGGTCCGCATGGTGGAGTAATCGGGATGGATACGGCCAGTGCGCTGCATCGATTCTTGAATCCGATGGGCGGCGGGAAATCGGGCGTTGCCACCGGCAGCGTGCGGTTGCACGCCGTTTTGATTGACGCCGATCCGACGACCGGGAAAGCGCTGGCGATTCAGCGCGTGCGCCGGGACATAGATTGA